A genomic region of Haliotis asinina isolate JCU_RB_2024 chromosome 1, JCU_Hal_asi_v2, whole genome shotgun sequence contains the following coding sequences:
- the LOC137272644 gene encoding uncharacterized protein, producing MLCLFLLLSCVYQSRGQAMQKEVVAGIGIKLCNQKCVERGSCMSFAYAIDRLSCHLLYNDSVKRTTKDGYVVHPKLRSQLSACSMAKCGFNTRCVERRRGGAACVKGYTDGSSLESRCKMNSDCPGSMFVCFTMTCKCVPGYSFNPANNNCVRQCKVYGDGLTRYQGLGLKGYNDRAENTQNLKECSNMCIREKRFTCLTFEYLPKRGTCQISKFGYLDVEYSRRETGQEGWIFAVRNCE from the exons ATGCTGTGCCTTTTTCTTTTGCTCTCATGTGTATATCAGTCACGTGGACAAGCTATGCAAAAGGAAGTGGTGGCCGGTATTGGTATCAAGCTGTGCAACCAGAAATGCGTGGAACGTGGTTCCTGTATGAGTTTTGCATATGCCATTGACAGACTGTCGTGTCATCTTCTCTACAATGATTCAGTGAAGAGGACCACGAAAGATGGCTACGTTGTTCATCCAAAGCTAAGAAGCCAA CTTTCAGCTTGTTCCATGGCAAAGTGTGGATTCAACACCAGGTGTGTGGAGAGGCGTCGTGGTGGTGCAGCATGTGTCAAAG GTTACACTGACGGTAGTAGCCTTGAATCCAGGTGCAAAATGAACTCAGACTGTCCAGGTAGCATGTTCGTGTGCTTCACCATGACCTGCAAGTGTGTACCGGGCTACAGTTTCAACCCTGCCAACAACAACTGTGTCAGGC AATGCAAGGTTTATGGCGATGGACTTACGAGATACCAAGGCCTTGGTCTCAAAGGTTACAATGACAGAGCTGAGAACACGCAAAATTTAAAGGAATGTTCTAACATGTGCATTCGAGAGAAAAGATTCACATGCCTTACTTTTGAGTATCTCCCCAAGAGGGGTACGTGCCAAATTTCAAAATTCGGATACCTAGACGTGGAATACTCCAGAAGAGAGACGGGACAAGAAGGCTGGATATTTGCAGTGAGAAACTGTGAATAA